The Methanosarcina barkeri str. Wiesmoor DNA segment ACTCGTCAACATTGGTTGGGAGAATGACTCAGGAAGCCCATAAGTCTTTAGCTTAGGGGTAGTTCACTCGTGTGCCATCTGATCAAGGGCTGCCGTAATTGTCAAGATAAATGCATTATCCTGGCCAAGAGCAATTTCTACTCCATAGGTATTCTTTATCCGAAACCACTTTTTTGAGATCTCTGCAACTTTTTTCCTCCCAGCTTCAATCCTATATACTCGTGGTTCAGAATATTGCTCTGGACATTCATTTCAGGCCCATTTGGAACTTCAACTTTCCAGCGGTCTCGAAGAGGTGTGATCAGAGCTTTTTTGATAGTCGCAACTGTTTCACCTTCTGCATTTTGAATATCCATCATGTCCCTGACACGGAAAATCCATCATGTCCCTGACCTGGAGAAGCTTCTCTTTGAGTTTATACAACTCTTTACCCTGTGAATTCTTGATAATCAAAGTGTTTCGCGCTCGAAGAGCTTTGCCATCGACATAGATAATTTTCTTTCCAGCTTCGTTTTCTATCCAGTAGTCATCTCCGGTAACAAGTTTTTCTTGCATCTTATAGAGTTGTACTCTTTCTTCTCCACGGCCTCTGAGGCTTCCCATGATTCGCCTCATTAGAATAACCCCTTTTATTTAGTTTTATAAAAAGGATAACTGAGTATGCAAGGCTGAATTATTTATTGCCTTGCCATGACCATGCGTGTTTCAGCTTCCTTGTCCTCGATCAGTTTGCCGCTCACGTCCACATTTACGCTGTAGATCTTGCCTGTGAACTCAAAAGGAGGCTCGTAATCAGGTGTAACCGGTGATCCATGAGCTGAGCCACAGGTAATCCCACTGGTTAGCCCGAGTATAAGCGGAGTCGTTACAGGGATCTCAGCCTGGCCGACTAATTTTCCGTCTATATAGAGCTGAGCCTTTCCAGGTGTACCCTTACCATTGGCAACATCTGGCTTACCGGTCACCTCAAACTCGAAGCGCAGTTGATGCCGTCCTTCTGGAACATTTTCTCCGGATTCTACATGATAGAGGGCCTTGGCTACATAGTTATGTACCCAGTGCAGCTTTCCACCTTTAATATAAAATGAATAGCCGGCGTCGATACCACCATGGGCGAGCAAGATTCCTTCAGCACCCTCTGGTGGAATCTCTACATCGGCAGTGATGCTGTGTGCGCGGTTAAGAACATTGACAGTTGCGTTTGCGGGAACTGGCTGAGTTCCGGGATAATAAACGTAGTTAGTCCGATCGGCTGCAATCTGTGGCCGTTCATCAGCAAGGCGCAGCACTCCTCGGGCATCGATAGGCAGCACATTATATTTTCCTGCCTCTGCATACCAGGTAGCAATCATCTCGATTAACTTCGGCCGGTTTTCTGCAGCTACATTCTCATTCTCTGTCCAATCCTTCTGAACATTGTAAAGTTCCCAGCCTTTTGCGTCCAGATCGGTCAACTTTTCTGCAGTAATCGGTTCACCAAAGGGTTTTCCTGCTTCAGTGAATGAAGGGCCAGGCCATGGGCATACGGCACGCCAGCTATCATGATACAGGGAGCGGTGTCCCATCATCTCGAAATACTGGGTGTGGTGTCTGGTAGGTACACTGGCATTGTCGAGAGTATGCGCAAAACTTATGCCTTCAATAGGCGATTGGGTTACACCTTTGATAGCAGTCGGAGGTTCGATTCCCAGGCAGTCCAGAACTGTAGGTATCATATCGATAACGTGAGCATACTGATTTCGGACTTCACCT contains these protein-coding regions:
- a CDS encoding LURP-one-related family protein, translating into MRRIMGSLRGRGEERVQLYKMQEKLVTGDDYWIENEAGKKIIYVDGKALRARNTLIIKNSQGKELYKLKEKLLQVRDMMDFPCQGHDGYSKCRR